From the genome of Tachypleus tridentatus isolate NWPU-2018 chromosome 6, ASM421037v1, whole genome shotgun sequence:
aaaatcagaggttccgTTCCCCTCGTTGAACTCAGCAAATAaaccgatgtgactttgctataagaaagaaacACACATGAGAATTCCTAGTGTTacatttaatatgttaattttcgCATATCTTTAGAATTGAATGTAAGTCGCGTTGAAAATCTAAATGATATAaccataatttatttgtttgtttaaaattaagcataaagctacacaaagggctacctgtgctatgcccaccacggttatcgaaactcggtttttagctgTGTAAGTCCGCAGGTGGGCTATAACCGTAATGTAAAAATAGGAAAGGACACAGATCATAATCAACGTTTTAAGTGTTATTAACTTCAAGACTACCCCAAGATTAAATATTACATACGAAACAACATCAGAGCTTAAAATAgtgtattttatcaaatatgaAACTGTACTTACAAGAACAAGAGATTTTATATCAAAgaatacatattttcaaaataaagtttatttcacaTTCTGTGATAAGAGGTGTAGTAGCTTAGCTTCTACGCTCCACTGTTTTAGCTATTAAGTTTgctaaaaaaaactatttataaaaactaaatacaaatgtagtgtaaaaatatattcagcGAGTAACATACTAAAGCTTGAGATTCCAGTATGAAAAAGGTCACcattatgtataaaatactttttaactcCAGTATCTCTCATGGTTCCGTTTATTAGTATAAAAGGAATAGTCTAAGAGTTAGTGTTATTCATCATGGCTTTAAACATTAAagcaaattttaaataattttgtgtttgtttgtgtattttttcttatggcaaagccacatcgggctatctgctgaacccaccgaggggaatcgaacgcctgattttgcgttgtaaattcgaaaacataccgctgttctagcgggaggcatttttaaataattttagactCATTTCAGtgaagattttatttttcttaatccTTTTACTGAACTGCATTGAAATGAGGTCCAAATTCCTGGGTTTCGTTTCCATATTTTAGCTGGGACTGATGTAAGCATTTCTTGGTTACAAACTACACCGCAATAATTTGAAGGtttattttgttctaaatttcgagcaaagattctcgagggctaactgctcaagtcgtccctaatttagcagtgtaaaactagagggaaggaagctagttatcaccacccaccgccaactcttaggctactcttttaccaacgaatgataggattgactgtcatattataacacacccatggctgaaagggtgaggatgttttgtgcgacggggagtcgaacccgcacccctcagattacgagtcgaacatcttaactcacctggccatgccgggcctcaataatttaaagaaatgatcAACTTTTAGTTCCGTTTtagatttgtaaaatataattcctCATACTAATGCCATTTGTTTGGGGATTAAGGTGAAAAATGTcagttatttcataatttaacgCAAAGCAAGTAagtaaaaagtattaattttaactATATGTATTTTATGCAGCGTAATATAAGTTAGATCGTTTACAGTTTGtgtgttgtcttatagcaaagccacagcgggctatcttctgagtccaccgagggaaatcgaacccctgattttagcgttgtaaattcgtagtaACCGCTGTTACAGTTCGTAACAAATGAACATAATCATTCTCTTAAACTGAATTTTGTGTATGCAGTTGAAAATAAGTAGCATGTTTTACGTTGGTAGTATTGATGCATTTAGTTATTATGATAAAAACGTAAAGACAAAGGCCAATTCACATCCTAAAAATAGCTAATAAGAATGCAAGAGAGGGTTGGCAGTCTGTATAGTTCTGTAAAATTTAAATTCTATAAGATTTGttggtttatttaaaagtaagcaaaaagctacaaaatgggataTCTTTGCTCCGCCCACTACAGAtattgaaacacggtttctagggttgtaagttcTGTAAAAACGTTGTGCCACTATCAGTAACACTGCtactttaatgtatttttctgaCTTTAAGAAGGACACCCCGTAAAACATCGGTTGGAAAAGtaactgaaaatgtaaagaaaaaacataactTGTTAAGTAAAGTAATCACAacatttatgtaaacaaaattttaactaaGAACAGCAGTTATAATTCATTATTATGTTTTCCAATGGCTATAtggtatttaaaatatgaaatgttctTGTATTCCAGAATGAGGACTTCATGGCTGATATTGCTTGCACTGGTTGGTGTTCTGCTAGTGGTGGCATACAGTGATGCGTTTATTCTTCCTCTACCCATCCCAATACCTATCATCAAAAAAATCTTTCTAGCAAGAAAACCACCGTAAGCACATTTCTATCATTTTAAAACTCAAACTAtcctatattttatttaaataagactTGTAACGAGAATAGAATAAACAACCAAAAATTTGGAACTActagtaaagtaatatatcgaGAATATTTAACTGACTCTAAGTGAGCTTCTAATCAATTTGTCGTTGATAATTCAAGTCCTCAGTTGCGTAGTTGTTACACATACCTCACaacgtttattaaaaaaaactaacggCAAACTCTTTTCTCTACACAAATATAGCACTTACGTTCATAAAAAGGTGGTGTATAAGGAGGTTCCTGTTGTGAAAGAGATTCCTGTTTATAAGGAAGTTCCAGTATATAACGAGCAACCAGACTATTATGAAGCACAAGGCAAAAAAGATAGTGGCTATGGAGGTTATCCACCAAGTAAAGGTGGAGATTATCCTCCAAGTAAAGGTGAAGAGTATCCTCCAATTAAAGGTGGAGATTATCCCCCGAGTAAAGGTGAAGGTTATCCCCCAATTAAAGGTGTAGATTATTTCCCAAATTACGATGGAGGTTATCCCCCGAGTACAGGTGGAGATTATCCTCCAAGTACAGGTGAAGATTATCCCCCAAGTAAGGGTGTAGATTATCCACCAAATTACGGGGGAGATTATGTCCCGAATAAAGGTGGAGATTATCCACCAAATTACGGTGGAGATTATCTCCCACCTCACGGTGTAGCTCATGTCGAAAGTTATGGTGGAGGCTATTTTCCAGAAGGGTACGGCTCTTCTATTTACGGTAAAGGATATGAAAGCGGATATGGTGGAGGTCTTGGCCACCAAGGATATTATGGACGTACTGTGATACGAATACCTTTGTCAGGTCGCTTTCATTTTGGAATTTCTTTCAAAGGTCACAAATAGAAGTAagttccatttaaaaaaaaagaaatatttttattttcataatagaaTTTTGAAAATCATCATTTATCactaaacagaaaatttaaatacaaagctTTTTTTGAGTCTGTGATAGCAGTTTGCTGTTTCGTACGAGACAATCATTTCAATAGCTTCTTTTGTaatcataaaataatgaaattaaatttcttttccTTGTCaccattttaaaagttttgataaaattacattattttgctcgtttattacatttatttatatataaccaATTTCtagacaacaaaaacaaaaggatTTATTCACAACTAAAACATATTAAGAGAAAACATAAGTATAGAATCAATGTATAAAGGGTAAAATGTGTCTTAATGAAACAGATATGTACGTAATCTGGATTCGCAGTGATATAAATATACCATTTACCATAAGTAATCTCCAGTGGAAGCCTCACATGTGAAaggaaaataaagagaaaatttgGGTCCTCAAACCCACAAGGTTCCTTGTCTAAACTGTCATTCCCCTTCTGCGCCGCTCGTTAGTAGGTAATTACCCTTCAAAAAACggaattataaataacaactttCAGACAAACATGGCACATACTGCAATATGGAGGAAAGGTAACCATCAGCTCAGTTGAAATGAGATATAAAGAAGTAGGCCCTATATGGTAGGAAAACATATGAAGtgtaaattttatgtatttgtaagcATTGCATGtggaagaataaaacaaaaaggtaacATTAAGAGCACATAAGCGTGCTCAAATTCATGGCTAAAATATTATTCACTGTTAACAATCAATTAGCTAAAGATAATTATGTGTTGGCTAGAACAAATAGTTTATCCAACTGACTGCGAATGCTAGCAATACAGTGATCAAGGTGAAGTTTTATTGCTACCTTTCTTGGAATTTGAAAGAAAAGTTccttttttcatttgtttgatagTGACAAATTTTAGCCTATAGATCTTAAGTTCTCATATCTGTTCACATAGATATATGACAATTGTGAAAGCTGGAATTCCAACTACAAGAGGTaagttttagttataaacattattttaaattaccttAATAATATTCCTACAGGATAGGGTCACAGCACCTTTTTTCCTTaccactaaaaatatttttctatattttcctGTTTCCGAATTATTTACTTGTAAATGGACTTCTGAATAACTTGGTGTAACGAGCCTTAAAACTGTCAAACATTTAGACAAGATTGGTGAAATTAGCATTgtgaagatttgtttttgtttgcgcCAAGAAAAGACTTATAATACTACCtcgtatttaaaattttcaatctGAACTCCATTTCGCTGAACATATGAACAAAATGGTCAAATCAGAAACCCTTAAAGCACAGAGATTTCTTTggcatgttttgaattttgttcaaagctacacaagagctatctgccctagccatccctaatttagcagtgtaagactagagggaaggcagctagtcatcatcacccaccgtcaactcttgggctactcttttaccaatgaatagtgagattaattgtcgctttataatacccccacgtttgaaagagcgagaatgtttggtgtgacggggattcgaacccgagaccctcggattacgagtcgagtgcgttaaccacctggccgtaccaGGCTAAAGCGGAGCTTCTGGCCAGTAGTTGACAACCAATCACCATCATATGTCGCATATGCATACACTTCACGAAAAGCGAGGCTAATTTTCACAGTTATAACGCCAACAATTGCAAGTGTGTGGTGTGTTCGGGACAAACCACTGTGCCATAGAGGGCATAAAATATGACGAACTAAGtgaattttaagaattttacactaatcttttttctttataaaatatgttaagatcGTATATACTGAACTGAAATGAGCAACTAGTAATACAGACGTaacgatggcccggcatggccaggtgattaagacgctcgactcgtaattcgagggtcgcggattcgaatctctgttatatcaaacatgctcgcctttacaaccgtgggggcgttataatgtgacgatcaatcccactattcgttgataaaagagtagcccatgaattggcaaggggtggtgataactagctgccttccctctagtcttacactgctaaattagggacggctagcgcagataaccctcgtgtattatctttttataaagtataattaaaaaataatgcaaCACATGTTCCTGTAACAGTTTCAAAATCTATCtgaggaaaatattttttagaaatgTAAGCTAGATTTTTTTCGAGGTTTGTGGTATTTTATAGATTTTCTTCAAGCATatagtataattatatatttttagggTGGCCCAAATAGTACTTTCAAAAGAAAAGCAAGGAAATGTTACCTTTGTAAACAGTAAATGCatacttcaatatttttatttttcattcttactTAGCATTTTACAATTGTTCCTGATTAGACCTACCATTCCAGTTTAGTTGTAACATTAATGTCAAGGAGTGTCACAGCTTCACATGTTGTTGTTATCCAGTATGCTTACAACAAAATAGTCACACCTtttaagtaagattttttttatgttgttgatgttttttgCAAATCAAAAATTCaattcaaactattaatatatttgtgtaaatgaTTTTTCGGAATATCGTTTTGGTTTTGGCAAAAATAACTCATTCAGTGaattaaaacatcttttaaaaaaataGGTTTAATGAATTTGATAGAACCTTTCTTCTgataaaacaatacatatatgtgtatgtatatattcacTCAATCCAGCCCTGTCTCAAGCTCAAATACTATATGCATATCCATTTACTTCAGCCCTGACTCAAAGTAAAACACTGTATGCATAACCGCTTTATTCCAGTCCACAAggtaaaatactatatatttatcCCCTTACTCCAGATAATAGTATCATCACaactttaatttacaaaataaaattaggaaAAACGAATGGACATCAGGTGCTAAGGATTTCTTAGACTTTATTACTATCGGGGATCTTAAACACTTATATTTTTTGAGgatattaaaatgaaagttaGTGCGATTCAAAAGGTTTCATTTTCTTCATGTAACTTTCTTGAAAACGGTAAGAGAATTCTGAAAATCAATACTTGATCtttgtcttttattattttgcGCAAAACATATCGTGGATGACATTACTGCAGGTTAACGTTTAGTGCTTCTCGAAAGAAAATTTCTTCAtgatttgttgtttaatatttcataggGTGATATTTCTGTCTAAGTTCATTAGGGACTAAGTATtgaattataatacttttaagtTGAGCTTACATGACCAGTGTTTCTTGATTCTATTGTAAAAGCACCCTGCACACAAATACAGTAAAAGCGTTCCGAATTGCAtatatgttttgatttatttacaaTAGAAACAAAAGACCATATTCATGaagtacaactttttatattcatattcTCGTATATAATACTTACacgttggacagtgttattgggaCTGTCAAATGAACCCCATAAAAGTCTGATAACgttgagagagaaaaaaaaaagaggccataacaattaaaaaaactaaaaaagaaaaatttcacaCACGCCTGTGGCATGTACGTTTTTCATTCTGCATCCGATTATAACGTGAAATGCACTTAGAATGAATTGGAAAAAGAATGGAAAATACACTCTCTTCTGTTATAGCCTTAAAGGAACTtatcatgttttaataaatttaagtgCCACACATTTAACCGACAAGctaataaacatttgtaaaaaaatcccAGTTAAGGAATAGATCAAGCTATTGAATTTTAGACAACAGTCTTAACGAATGAAAGTGATTTGACAATCACGTATCTAATCATATAAATAACGTTGATATAAGTGATTCTGATTTTCATGTCAGTAGTGTAAAAACACCGATGTCTACCTAGAAAACTTCAACGACCATACGTATCTAGTCCGACAATACAAATGCGTATAAGTTACTACAATAACTATATCTATACAATGTTACAGCAGAGGCATATAGTTTGGTTACAATAGTGACatctgtttcatgttataatatgtgacGCTCAACAATAATAAACTATCTTGAACCACCTTTTCTAATCGTTACACCAGTTGATTATGtgacaatatttatattagtgGAAGACCCCATGGGCTGGGCGTAGCCTGTTATCATCATGCAGactcacaatgctagaaactggtttCGTTTCGATACCCCTTGTAGGCAGAGAACAGAtggtccattgtatagctttttgcttaattccaatcaataacatcattattttttacaatgtttGTGCTCACAACTCATTTGGGTTAAGCTGTGCCAAACGTGCAGCCAAAAGATTAGGCAGAGTCaatcagaaaaaataatttatgttcacTTTAAATTGATAATTAcctaagaaaaaaataacttaattctaCTCTGTTCAGAATAAAGATCAAATACCAGACAATTATTTATCTTGCTTAGTCTTTTATAGTAAATTACACCTCATGAGTATCAGTTTCTAACATGTTCTATAAGCATCTAATATAAGC
Proteins encoded in this window:
- the LOC143252882 gene encoding uncharacterized protein LOC143252882; amino-acid sequence: MRTSWLILLALVGVLLVVAYSDAFILPLPIPIPIIKKIFLARKPPTYVHKKVVYKEVPVVKEIPVYKEVPVYNEQPDYYEAQGKKDSGYGGYPPSKGGDYPPSKGEEYPPIKGGDYPPSKGEGYPPIKGVDYFPNYDGGYPPSTGGDYPPSTGEDYPPSKGVDYPPNYGGDYVPNKGGDYPPNYGGDYLPPHGVAHVESYGGGYFPEGYGSSIYGKGYESGYGGGLGHQGYYGRTVIRIPLSGRFHFGISFKGHK